In one Candidatus Cloacimonadota bacterium genomic region, the following are encoded:
- the tuf gene encoding elongation factor Tu (EF-Tu; promotes GTP-dependent binding of aminoacyl-tRNA to the A-site of ribosomes during protein biosynthesis; when the tRNA anticodon matches the mRNA codon, GTP hydrolysis results; the inactive EF-Tu-GDP leaves the ribosome and release of GDP is promoted by elongation factor Ts; many prokaryotes have two copies of the gene encoding EF-Tu), with protein MAKAKFVRSKPHVNIGTIGHVDHGKTTLTAAITLYLSKTGAAEF; from the coding sequence ATGGCTAAAGCAAAATTTGTAAGAAGTAAACCCCATGTAAACATAGGAACAATCGGACATGTTGACCATGGAAAGACGACTCTTACAGCGGCTATTACGCTTTACCTCAGCAAAACAGGTGCAGCCGAATTTC